A window of the Leucothrix mucor DSM 2157 genome harbors these coding sequences:
- a CDS encoding transposase produces MTLDHNHQLYKLSKTVDWHYLESELSELFAGRTESRYRFMAGALYLKTMYGWSSEQVVEKWLDCPYCRFLCGGEQALALTEFPYAPCLLDIWTRELSGRGYDILTSALLRSVAGNAVLH; encoded by the coding sequence ATGACACTCGATCACAATCATCAACTCTATAAGCTTTCAAAAACAGTTGATTGGCACTATTTGGAATCTGAACTCAGTGAGCTATTTGCTGGAAGAACGGAGTCCCGTTATCGCTTTATGGCGGGCGCGCTGTATCTTAAAACAATGTATGGATGGAGTTCTGAGCAGGTTGTTGAGAAATGGCTGGATTGTCCTTACTGCCGTTTCTTGTGTGGTGGGGAGCAGGCGCTTGCATTGACTGAGTTCCCGTACGCGCCTTGTTTGTTGGATATTTGGACAAGGGAGTTGTCGGGACGCGGCTACGATATTTTAACCAGTGCGTTGTTGAGGTCGGTTGCTGGTAATGCGGTGCTTCATTAA
- the argS gene encoding arginine--tRNA ligase: MNIRQLLEARVRQAMEAAGAAKDSPAVIKPSGRPEFGDYQANGIMGAAKKLGMNPRQLATAVMEHLDLEGIAEKTEIAGPGFINIHLSNSWLSAQAATTLHSDTLDISPSQPSQTVVLDYSSPNLAKEMHVGHLRSTIIGDVMARTLKFLGHKIVPQNHVGDWGTQFGMLLAHMNSLQTSGEALSMQLADLENFYRDAKTRFDQEDGFANKARDYVVRLQSGDKECYALWEQFIEISLSHCDAVYERLGVLLTRDDLKPESAYNDDLPEVVKDLKTAGLLTEHDGAQCVFLEEFKGRDDTLLPAIIQKSDGGYLYATSDLAALRYRADTLHADRVLYFVDARQSTHLAQVFAIGKKAGFVPEATSLEHMAFGTMMGQNGKPFATRTGGTVKLVDLLEEAEQRAFDLVSEKNPDLDEASRRDIAKLIGIGSVKYADLSKNRTSDYIFNWETMLSFEGNTAPYLQYAHARIRSIFAKAGEVDTKAELLIDHAAEHQLALTLLRFSEALETVEKDGTPNTLCNYLFELAGNFMTFYEACPILKDDVAPEMKNSRLQLAQLTANTLKTGLGLLGIDAPERM; the protein is encoded by the coding sequence ATGAACATTCGTCAGCTTCTTGAAGCACGTGTCCGCCAAGCCATGGAAGCCGCTGGTGCCGCCAAAGATTCCCCTGCGGTTATCAAGCCATCCGGTCGCCCTGAGTTCGGAGACTATCAAGCGAATGGCATCATGGGCGCAGCGAAGAAACTGGGCATGAACCCACGCCAGCTCGCGACTGCGGTAATGGAGCACTTGGACCTTGAAGGGATTGCCGAAAAAACAGAGATTGCAGGCCCTGGCTTCATCAATATTCACTTAAGTAATTCATGGTTATCCGCACAAGCAGCAACCACGTTACACAGTGACACGCTAGATATCAGCCCAAGCCAGCCTTCACAAACGGTGGTATTGGATTACTCCAGCCCGAACTTAGCCAAAGAAATGCACGTTGGCCATTTGCGCTCCACCATTATTGGTGATGTCATGGCGCGTACCCTGAAGTTTCTGGGGCACAAAATCGTTCCACAGAATCACGTTGGCGACTGGGGCACACAGTTCGGCATGTTGCTGGCCCATATGAACAGCCTGCAAACCTCTGGTGAAGCGCTTTCCATGCAGCTGGCCGATCTGGAAAACTTCTACCGCGACGCCAAAACTCGCTTTGATCAGGAAGATGGCTTTGCGAATAAAGCTCGTGACTATGTGGTGAGACTGCAATCCGGCGATAAAGAGTGTTATGCGCTGTGGGAGCAATTCATTGAAATCTCCTTAAGCCATTGCGATGCGGTGTATGAGCGCTTGGGTGTATTGCTGACTCGCGATGATCTGAAGCCTGAAAGTGCTTATAACGATGACCTGCCAGAAGTGGTTAAAGACCTTAAAACCGCAGGCTTGCTAACTGAGCATGACGGCGCACAGTGCGTATTCCTTGAAGAGTTCAAAGGCCGTGATGACACCTTGCTACCAGCCATTATTCAAAAATCAGATGGCGGCTACCTCTATGCCACGTCTGATTTGGCTGCGCTGCGTTACCGTGCCGATACTTTACATGCCGATCGCGTACTGTATTTTGTGGATGCGCGCCAAAGTACGCATCTGGCTCAAGTATTTGCCATCGGTAAGAAAGCGGGCTTTGTACCAGAAGCTACCTCACTAGAGCACATGGCCTTCGGCACGATGATGGGCCAAAACGGCAAGCCATTTGCAACGCGTACCGGCGGTACGGTGAAACTGGTTGATCTACTGGAAGAAGCTGAGCAACGCGCATTTGATCTGGTTAGCGAGAAAAATCCGGATTTGGATGAAGCATCACGTCGTGACATTGCTAAGCTAATTGGTATCGGCTCGGTTAAATATGCCGACCTGAGCAAGAACCGCACCTCAGATTACATCTTCAACTGGGAAACGATGTTGAGCTTTGAGGGTAATACCGCACCTTACCTGCAATACGCTCATGCGCGAATTCGCAGTATTTTTGCCAAAGCAGGCGAAGTGGATACCAAGGCTGAGTTACTGATTGATCATGCCGCCGAACACCAACTGGCGCTGACATTGCTACGCTTTAGTGAAGCACTGGAAACAGTTGAGAAAGATGGCACGCCAAATACGCTGTGTAACTATCTGTTTGAATTGGCCGGCAACTTCATGACCTTCTATGAAGCCTGTCCGATTTTAAAAGATGATGTCGCGCCTGAAATGAAGAATAGCCGCTTGCAGTTGGCGCAGTTGACAGCGAATACGCTGAAGACCGGATTGGGGTTATTGGGAATTGATGCGCCTGAGCGTATGTAG
- the gatC gene encoding Asp-tRNA(Asn)/Glu-tRNA(Gln) amidotransferase subunit GatC — protein MSLTASDVKKISHLARLAIDEADIEQYASNLSGILDLVEQMDAADVADIEPMANPQDSTQRLRDDVVTEINQREKFQQIAPTTEAGLYLVPKVLE, from the coding sequence ATGTCTTTGACGGCCTCTGATGTAAAAAAAATCTCACACTTGGCCCGCCTAGCGATCGACGAAGCGGATATTGAGCAGTATGCCAGTAATTTATCAGGCATTCTGGACTTGGTTGAACAGATGGATGCTGCCGATGTGGCAGACATTGAGCCGATGGCTAATCCACAAGATTCTACTCAGCGCTTACGCGATGATGTCGTGACTGAAATCAATCAGCGCGAAAAATTCCAACAGATTGCCCCAACCACAGAAGCCGGTTTGTATCTGGTTCCTAAAGTTCTCGAGTGA
- the gatA gene encoding Asp-tRNA(Asn)/Glu-tRNA(Gln) amidotransferase subunit GatA → MHNKTLTELAADLRAGAYTSVELTQHFLDRIAKYDGELNSFITVTPEQALAEAAAADAQIAAGTAGPLTGIPMAHKDIFCTDGVKTSCGSKMLDNFVAPYDATVVTKLKQAGMPMLGKTNMDEFAMGSSNENSYYGAVKNPWDTERVPGGSSGGSAAAVAARLAPIATGTDTGGSIRQPAAFTGLTGIKPTYGRVSRFGMIAYASSLDQGGVLARDASDCALMLTAMSGFDERDSTSSQVDDEDFSASLDKPLQGLRIGLPKEYFGDGLDAAVNTSIQAALEQYRALGAETVEVSLPNSHLAIPSYYVIAPAECSANLSRLDGVRYGYRCENPKDLEDMYKRSRGEGFGSEVKRRIMVGTYALSAGYYDAYYLKAQKVRRIIKEDYVKVFNDVDVIMGPVTTNTAFKLGEKVDDPVSMYLSDIYTIALNLAGLPGMSLPVEPVEGLPVGLQIIGNYFDEAKLLNVAHQFQQATSWHKQSPEGFGG, encoded by the coding sequence ATGCATAACAAGACTTTGACTGAGCTGGCCGCAGACTTGCGCGCGGGCGCGTACACCAGTGTTGAATTAACTCAGCACTTTTTAGATCGTATCGCTAAATATGATGGCGAACTCAATAGCTTTATTACCGTCACGCCTGAGCAGGCGCTGGCCGAAGCTGCCGCTGCCGATGCACAAATCGCTGCTGGTACGGCTGGCCCGCTAACGGGTATTCCGATGGCGCATAAAGACATCTTTTGCACTGATGGGGTGAAAACATCCTGCGGCTCAAAAATGTTGGATAACTTTGTTGCGCCATACGATGCAACGGTAGTGACTAAGCTTAAGCAAGCCGGTATGCCAATGTTGGGTAAAACCAATATGGATGAGTTTGCGATGGGCTCATCCAATGAAAATAGCTACTACGGTGCGGTTAAAAACCCATGGGATACCGAGCGTGTTCCGGGTGGGTCTTCCGGTGGAAGTGCTGCTGCAGTTGCTGCGCGTTTAGCGCCGATTGCGACCGGTACTGATACCGGTGGTTCGATTCGTCAACCTGCTGCATTTACCGGTTTGACTGGGATTAAGCCAACTTATGGCCGTGTTTCTCGTTTCGGCATGATCGCTTATGCCTCTAGTTTGGATCAGGGTGGTGTGTTGGCGCGTGATGCCAGCGATTGCGCTTTGATGCTAACGGCAATGTCTGGCTTTGATGAGCGGGATTCCACCTCTTCACAGGTGGACGATGAAGATTTTTCTGCAAGTTTAGATAAGCCACTACAAGGTTTACGCATTGGCTTGCCAAAAGAGTATTTTGGTGATGGCTTAGATGCTGCGGTGAATACTTCGATTCAAGCGGCATTGGAACAGTATCGTGCCTTGGGCGCTGAGACCGTTGAAGTGAGTTTGCCAAACTCGCATCTGGCGATTCCATCTTACTATGTGATTGCGCCAGCAGAATGCTCGGCTAACTTGTCGCGTCTGGATGGGGTACGTTACGGTTACCGCTGTGAAAATCCAAAAGACTTGGAAGACATGTATAAGCGCTCACGCGGCGAAGGCTTTGGTTCGGAAGTGAAACGCCGAATTATGGTGGGTACTTATGCGCTGTCGGCAGGTTATTACGACGCTTACTACTTGAAGGCACAGAAAGTGCGCCGCATTATCAAAGAAGACTATGTGAAAGTCTTTAATGATGTGGATGTGATTATGGGCCCGGTTACGACTAATACGGCATTTAAGTTAGGCGAGAAAGTGGATGATCCTGTCAGCATGTATTTGTCTGATATCTACACGATTGCGCTGAACTTGGCAGGATTGCCGGGTATGTCTTTGCCGGTTGAGCCAGTTGAAGGCTTGCCTGTTGGTTTGCAGATTATTGGTAACTATTTTGATGAAGCCAAATTGTTAAACGTGGCGCATCAGTTCCAGCAAGCAACGAGCTGGCATAAGCAATCACCAGAAGGCTTCGGAGGTTAA
- the gatB gene encoding Asp-tRNA(Asn)/Glu-tRNA(Gln) amidotransferase subunit GatB has translation MEWETVIGLEIHAQLSTKSKIFSGSSTAYGAEPNTQANVVDLAMPGVLPVLNREAVRKAVMFGLAIDADIAPYSVFARKNYFYPDLPQGYQISQFDKPIVGLGHLDIELENGETKRVGVTRAHLEQDAGKSLHEDFAGQTGIDLNRSGTPLLEIVSEPEMSNAKEAVAYMKKIHSLVQYLGICDGNMQEGSFRCDANVSVRPKGQKEFGTRAELKNINSFKFVERAINIEVERQIDLIESGGTVVQETRLFDPDKDETRSMRSKEEANDYRYFPDPDLLPVEITQALLAEVRAELPELPEQKKQRFMDEFKLSEFDASVLTVSRALAEYFEVVAATTNEPKLSANWVSGELASYLNKQDMAVEDSPVSAEQLASLIARIIDNTISGKIAKDVFEAMWNGEGTPDEIIEAKGLKQITDTGAIETLIDGIIAANPGQYEQYRSGKDKLFGFFVGQVMKESKGKANPAEVNRLLKAKLDA, from the coding sequence ATGGAATGGGAAACAGTAATCGGATTAGAAATCCACGCGCAGCTTTCGACGAAAAGTAAGATTTTCTCCGGCTCCTCAACCGCGTATGGCGCAGAGCCAAACACGCAAGCCAATGTGGTTGATTTGGCGATGCCGGGTGTTTTGCCGGTGCTTAACCGTGAAGCCGTTCGTAAAGCCGTGATGTTTGGTTTAGCGATTGATGCGGATATCGCACCTTACTCGGTATTTGCCCGTAAAAACTATTTCTATCCTGATTTGCCGCAAGGCTACCAGATCAGTCAATTTGATAAGCCGATTGTTGGGCTGGGTCATTTGGATATCGAACTGGAAAACGGTGAAACCAAGCGTGTCGGTGTAACTCGTGCGCATTTGGAGCAGGATGCGGGTAAGTCTTTGCATGAAGATTTTGCAGGACAAACCGGAATCGACTTGAACCGTTCAGGTACGCCATTGTTGGAAATCGTTTCTGAGCCGGAAATGAGCAATGCCAAAGAAGCCGTCGCGTATATGAAGAAGATTCATTCGCTGGTTCAGTATTTAGGCATTTGCGACGGCAATATGCAGGAAGGTTCGTTCCGTTGTGATGCGAACGTGTCTGTGCGCCCCAAAGGCCAGAAAGAATTTGGAACCCGTGCTGAGCTGAAAAACATCAACTCCTTTAAGTTTGTTGAGCGCGCTATCAATATAGAAGTGGAGCGTCAGATTGATCTGATTGAGTCCGGCGGTACCGTGGTGCAGGAAACACGCTTGTTTGATCCCGATAAGGATGAAACACGCTCCATGCGCTCAAAAGAGGAAGCTAATGACTATCGTTACTTCCCAGACCCTGATTTGCTGCCAGTAGAAATCACGCAGGCGTTATTAGCTGAAGTGCGTGCTGAGCTGCCAGAGTTACCAGAGCAAAAGAAGCAGCGCTTTATGGACGAGTTCAAACTGAGTGAGTTTGATGCGTCAGTACTCACTGTTAGCCGTGCTTTGGCAGAATATTTTGAAGTTGTCGCTGCGACGACGAATGAGCCTAAATTGTCTGCAAACTGGGTGAGTGGCGAGTTAGCCAGTTACCTGAATAAGCAAGATATGGCTGTCGAAGATTCACCCGTCAGTGCTGAGCAACTCGCTAGTTTGATTGCACGCATTATCGATAACACCATCTCCGGCAAAATTGCTAAAGATGTGTTTGAAGCAATGTGGAATGGCGAAGGTACACCGGATGAGATTATTGAGGCCAAAGGGCTGAAGCAAATCACCGATACTGGCGCAATTGAAACCTTGATTGATGGCATTATCGCAGCAAACCCTGGCCAGTATGAGCAGTACCGCTCGGGCAAGGATAAGTTGTTTGGCTTCTTTGTCGGGCAGGTCATGAAAGAGTCCAAAGGCAAGGCCAATCCTGCTGAAGTAAATCGCCTGCTAAAAGCTAAGCTGGATGCCTAA
- the hslO gene encoding Hsp33 family molecular chaperone HslO, producing MDKIYRFLIDDANVRGEWVQLEETWKTLKACAEYPAPVQQMLGESLAAVSLLAATIKYKGTLVFQISGGHPISMLVVQASSDGKLRGMARWKDDFTKDESINGLFGENGRIVITVEPEEGKGERYQSIVNLDGETLSDCLEAYFEQSEQLKTRLELAVGETSVSGLLVQRLPGSVEDKDGWNRVKMLTETVTTEELLTLDVETMLHRLFHEETLRLFDGEPLRFECSCSQLKVDNMLLGLGREEAEDTLKTQGKIEVDCDFCNAHYVVDEIDLERIFSEGLIAGNDSVH from the coding sequence ATGGATAAAATTTACCGCTTCCTGATTGATGATGCCAATGTTCGTGGTGAATGGGTGCAGTTGGAAGAGACTTGGAAAACATTGAAGGCTTGCGCAGAGTATCCTGCGCCAGTTCAGCAAATGTTGGGCGAGTCGCTGGCGGCTGTGTCATTACTGGCAGCAACCATTAAGTACAAAGGCACGCTGGTGTTTCAGATCAGTGGCGGACATCCGATTAGCATGTTAGTGGTACAAGCTTCGTCTGATGGCAAGCTGCGCGGAATGGCGCGCTGGAAAGACGACTTCACAAAAGATGAGTCTATCAATGGCTTGTTTGGTGAGAATGGCCGTATCGTTATTACGGTTGAGCCGGAAGAGGGTAAAGGTGAGCGTTACCAGAGTATTGTTAATCTGGATGGTGAAACCTTGTCTGATTGTTTGGAAGCATATTTTGAGCAGTCCGAGCAGTTGAAAACGCGTTTGGAATTAGCGGTTGGTGAAACGTCAGTTTCTGGTTTGCTGGTTCAGCGTTTGCCGGGCTCTGTTGAAGATAAGGATGGCTGGAATCGCGTAAAAATGCTGACAGAAACGGTCACCACTGAAGAGTTGTTGACGCTGGATGTGGAAACCATGCTGCATCGCCTGTTCCATGAAGAAACATTGCGTTTGTTCGATGGCGAGCCACTCCGTTTTGAGTGCAGTTGTTCACAGTTGAAAGTGGATAATATGTTGCTTGGGCTAGGACGTGAAGAAGCAGAAGACACTCTGAAAACACAGGGCAAGATTGAAGTAGACTGTGATTTCTGTAATGCGCACTATGTCGTGGATGAAATCGACTTAGAGCGCATTTTCTCAGAAGGCTTGATCGCAGGAAATGATAGCGTGCATTAA
- a CDS encoding DeoR/GlpR family DNA-binding transcription regulator: MNERQRHKKILNMLSQQSIVTVHELETALDASIATVRRDINTLAAANLAQKIRGGIEVVTDKTPAPPRLAGNSFNNNETLHVEEKRAVAREATALCQDGESIIINGGTSTYRMAEFLEARSLHILTNSFTMADYLLRRSNNQVTLPGGEVYRAQNIILSPYEDDTAVDHFYASKMFIGAYAIRQQGLIEADPLLIKAEQKLLKQAEQLIVLVDSSKFETFGSLILCPLDRIDTVITDNGVKPDSVKMLEKAGIEVIVASSEHQTH, translated from the coding sequence ATGAACGAACGACAGCGGCACAAAAAAATTCTAAACATGCTCTCACAACAATCTATTGTGACAGTGCATGAATTAGAAACTGCACTCGATGCCTCGATTGCCACGGTCCGTCGCGATATTAATACTTTAGCAGCGGCAAATTTGGCTCAGAAAATCCGGGGTGGTATTGAAGTTGTAACAGACAAAACACCTGCCCCTCCCCGCTTAGCTGGCAACTCATTCAATAATAATGAAACGCTGCATGTGGAAGAAAAAAGAGCGGTTGCCCGTGAAGCGACGGCACTGTGTCAGGATGGGGAGTCGATTATTATTAACGGTGGGACAAGTACCTACCGCATGGCCGAGTTTTTGGAGGCCCGCAGCCTTCACATACTAACCAACTCATTTACGATGGCCGACTACTTGCTTCGCCGGTCGAATAATCAAGTCACACTGCCAGGCGGGGAAGTTTATCGCGCACAAAATATCATCCTGAGTCCGTATGAAGATGACACAGCAGTTGATCATTTTTACGCGTCGAAAATGTTTATTGGAGCCTATGCCATACGCCAACAGGGCTTAATTGAGGCAGACCCTTTGCTGATTAAAGCGGAGCAGAAGCTACTGAAGCAAGCAGAGCAATTAATCGTACTGGTCGATAGCAGTAAGTTTGAAACGTTTGGAAGTTTGATCCTATGCCCTCTGGATAGAATCGATACCGTGATTACAGATAATGGCGTTAAGCCAGATTCAGTGAAGATGCTTGAGAAGGCTGGGATCGAAGTAATCGTCGCCTCCTCAGAGCACCAAACGCATTAA
- the rhaI gene encoding L-rhamnose catabolism isomerase, translating into MSNMTHIDQQFIDEQNAKQQQALNDDYAAMGNKLERQGLDIEELTAKAQAFSVALPSWGLGTGGTRFARFPGPGEPRNIFEKVSDCSVVQQLSQATPGISLHIPWDTPSDPSELLDYAQTRGMHFDAMNSNTFQDQLDQAHSYKYGSLCNAEEAAREQAITHNIDVIELGKKLNSNALTVWVGDGSNFPGQQHFSRAFARYIESTKAIYAELPEDWSMLLEHKIFEPAFYSTVIQDWGSSYLAATEIGERCKSLVDLGHHAPNVNIEMIVARLSQFGKLGGFHFNDSKYGDDDLDSGSINPYQLFLVFNELVDIENESTDFSPFYMLDQSHNVTDPIESLIYSAAEVQRAYLKALIVDRTALGNYQDGNDAMMAQATLKAAYNLDVEPILQMARQRSGGAIDTLGTYRASGYRQTCAQERPASKTTSSGIV; encoded by the coding sequence CAACAAGCACTCAATGATGACTATGCCGCAATGGGTAACAAGCTGGAGCGCCAAGGTCTGGACATTGAGGAGTTAACCGCTAAGGCACAAGCATTTAGCGTTGCGCTACCTTCATGGGGCTTGGGCACCGGCGGTACTCGCTTTGCACGCTTCCCTGGCCCTGGTGAGCCACGAAATATTTTTGAAAAGGTATCAGACTGCTCTGTTGTACAGCAGTTAAGCCAAGCAACGCCGGGCATATCTCTGCACATTCCTTGGGATACCCCTTCAGATCCTTCGGAACTGTTGGATTATGCACAAACTCGTGGCATGCACTTTGATGCCATGAACTCAAATACCTTTCAGGATCAGCTAGACCAGGCACACTCATACAAATACGGCAGCCTCTGCAATGCTGAAGAAGCGGCACGCGAGCAAGCCATTACGCATAATATTGACGTAATTGAGTTAGGTAAAAAGCTAAACTCCAATGCGCTGACAGTTTGGGTGGGGGATGGCTCCAACTTCCCAGGCCAGCAACACTTTTCACGTGCCTTTGCTCGCTACATTGAAAGCACAAAAGCAATCTATGCTGAACTACCCGAAGACTGGAGCATGCTACTTGAACACAAAATATTTGAGCCTGCGTTTTACTCAACCGTCATTCAGGACTGGGGTAGCAGCTACTTAGCGGCGACGGAAATCGGTGAGCGCTGTAAGTCACTGGTGGACCTTGGTCATCACGCTCCCAATGTGAACATCGAGATGATTGTGGCACGCTTATCCCAGTTCGGAAAATTAGGTGGCTTCCACTTTAATGACAGCAAGTATGGTGATGATGACTTAGATAGTGGCTCAATCAACCCTTACCAGCTATTTCTTGTATTTAATGAATTGGTTGATATTGAAAACGAGTCTACTGACTTCTCGCCTTTCTACATGTTGGATCAATCACATAATGTCACCGACCCGATTGAGAGCTTGATTTACAGTGCTGCTGAAGTGCAACGTGCATACCTGAAAGCATTGATAGTTGATCGTACAGCACTGGGTAACTATCAGGACGGAAATGATGCGATGATGGCTCAAGCGACGTTAAAAGCCGCCTACAACTTGGATGTTGAGCCTATCTTGCAGATGGCCCGACAACGCTCTGGAGGTGCAATCGACACACTCGGCACTTACCGCGCCAGTGGCTACCGTCAAACCTGCGCACAAGAACGTCCTGCCAGTAAAACAACCAGCTCTGGCATCGTTTAA